The following proteins come from a genomic window of Acidobacteriota bacterium:
- a CDS encoding glycerol-3-phosphate dehydrogenase, which translates to MTGPVAVVGAGSWGTALAVHAAGGGPVRLWCRRPELAAEIGARRTNESYLPGVVLPP; encoded by the coding sequence ATGACCGGCCCGGTGGCCGTGGTGGGGGCCGGCTCGTGGGGCACGGCCCTCGCCGTCCACGCTGCCGGGGGCGGCCCCGTGCGACTCTGGTGCCGCCGGCCGGAGCTGGCCGCGGAGATCGGGGCGCGCCGAACGAACGAGTCCTACCTCCCCGGTGTCGTGTTGCCGCCGG